In Pseudomonas oryzihabitans, the DNA window TGGGCATCGCTCGGCTGTCGGGCATCGTCCAGCTGCCCTGGACGGCCCTGGCCATCACCCTGGGCGTCTCCGCGGTACTCTGCCTGTTCGCCGCCCTGCGACTGACCCGCCCCTGGCCGGTCACCGAGCAGGAATATGCCGCGCACCTGGGCTGTGACCTGGCCATCCACAGTGCGCTGCTGTATTTCGCCGGCGGGCCGACCAACCCCTTCGCCTCCTATTACCTGGTGCCCCTGACCATCGCCGCGGCCACATTGCCCTGGCTCTACACCCTGGTATTGGCGGCCCTGACCCTGGTGGTCTTCTCGCTGATGCTGCTCTCCTATGAGCCGCTGCATCTGCTGGTGGCCAACGATGGCGCGGTGCTGAGCTACGGCATGTGGCTGAGCTTCGCGCTGTCCGCCGCCGTCATCACCCTGTTCGTCGCGCGGATGGCCACTGCCCTGCGTGAGCAGGAGAACCTGCAGGCCCAACGCCGCGAGCAGGCCATGCGCGACCAGCAGTTGCTGGCGGTCGCCACCCAGGCAGCCGGTGCCGCCCATGAACTGGGTACCCCGCTGTCCACCATGAGCGTGCTGCTCAAGGAATTGCAGCAGGAGCACGCCGATCAGCCGACCCTGAGCGAGGACCTGGCGCTGTTGCAGGTGCAGGTCGGGCAATGCAAGCAGACCCTGCAGCAACTGGTGCGCGCCGCCGAGGCCGACCGGCGCCAGACCGTGCAGGAGCAGACCGCGGTGGAATGGCTGGAGGCGACCATGGATCGCTGGCACCTGATGCGGCCGGAAGCCACCTATCGCTTCGAGGTGGTCAGCCTGGGCACGCCGCCACGCCTGACGCCGCCGGTCGAACTTACCCAGGCACTGCTGAATCTACTCAACAATGCCGCCGATGCTTGCCCGGAAGACCTGGCCATCCGCCTGCACTGGGATGCTCGCGAGCTGTGCCTGTCGATTCGTGACCACGGGGCCGGAGTGCCCCTTGCCATCGCCGAGCAGCTTGGCAAGCCCTTCTTCACCACCAAGGGCAAGGGCTTCGGGCTGGGGCTGTTCCTCAGCCAGGCCAGCGTCACCCGTGCTGGTGGCACGGTGAAGCTCTACAATCACGAAGAAGGCGGCACCCTGACCGAATTGCGCCTGCCGCGGCACTACGCCTTGGCGTGAATGCCTGGAGAATTCTATGACTGACGACCTCAACAGTGGTTTCGACGACCAGCCCCACATCCTGCTGGTGGACGATGACCCCACCTTCACCCGGGTCATGGCCCGGGCCATGGATCGCCGTGGTCTGCGGGTATCCATCGCCGACAGCGCCGAGGAAGGCCTGCAATTGGCCAAGGACGACCTGCCGGACTACGCGGTGCTCGACCTGAAGATGGAAGGCGACTCCGGCCTGGTGCTGCTGCCCAAGCTGTTGGAACTGCATCCGGAGATGCGCGTGGTCTTGCTGACCGGCTATTCCAGCATCGCCACCGCCGTGGAAGCCATCAAGCGCGGCGCCACCAACTACCTGTGCAAGCCGGCCGATGCCGACGATGTCCTGGCCGCCTTGCTCGCCCAGCACGCCGACCTCGACACCCTGGTGCCGGACAATCCCATGTCGGTGGACCGCCTGCAGTGGGAGCACATCCAGCGGGTGCTGGCCGAGCACGAAGGCAACATCTCGGCGACTGCCCGTGCCCTGGGCATGCACCGCCGGACCCTGCAGCGCAAGCTGCAGAAGCGCCCCGTACGCCGCTGAGCGAGCCTCATCGTCCACGGGCCGGGGGCGATGAGTGTTACATTGTTTCAGTCAGACTCCGTTCAGGAATCTCGGCATAGGCTGTGCAAGCGTCTCGTTGAGCAGTCCTTGAGAGTCCGAGCATGTCCGAATCCGCCGTACCCGTACCCTCCGTCTATGGAGCTTCCCGCGGGCATTTTCTTGCCCGTGTCTGGGCCCTGATCACCCCCTACTGGCGCAGTGAGGAGAAGGGCAAGGCCTGGCTTCTGCTGTCCGTGGTCATCGCCCTGTCCCTGGCCGGAGTAGGCCTGTCGGTGGCCCTCAATACCTGGTATCGCTATTTCTACGATGCCCTGCAGAATCGTGATCTCGCCGCCTTCATCCGCCTGATGCTGTATTTCTGCGGCCTGGCGACCACGGCCATCCTGCTGGCGGTGTACCGGCTGTACCTGACCCAGGCGCTGACCATCAACTGGCGCCGCTGGCTGACCGAAAAGCACTTCGGGCTCTGGCTGTCCGATCGCAACTACTATCATCTCGAACGCGAAGGCGGCGCGGACAACCCCGACCAGCGCCTCACCGAAGACATCCGCGACTTCGCCGAAACCACCCTGACCCTAGGACTTGGTTTCATCCGTACCGTGGTCAGCCTGGTGTCCTTCAGCGTCATCCTGTTCGGCATTTCCGGCGACATCACCCTGTTTGGCATCACCATTCCGGCCTACATGTTCTGGGCCGCGCTGATCTACGCCACCATCGGCACCTGGCTGACCCATCTCATCGGTCGACGGCTGATCGGCCTGTACAACCAGCAGCAGCGCTACGAAGCCGATCTGCGTTTCGGTCTGATCAGGGTTCGCGAGAAGGCCGAAAGCGTGGCCTTGTTCCGTGGCGAGGCCAACGAGCAGCAACGCCTGCTGGAGCGTTTCGGCTATGTCTGGGGCAACTACCACCTGCTGATGAACTACACCAAGCGCCTGACCTTCTTTACCGCCGGCTACAGCCAGATCGCCATCGTTGCCGGCTTCGTGCTGGCGGCGCCGCGCTATTTCTCGGGCAAGATCCAGCTGGGCGACCTGATGCAGATCAACTCGGCCTTCGGCAACGTTCAGGAAAGTCTCAGCTGGTTCGTCGACGCCTACGTCAGCCTGGCATCCTGGCGCGCCATCTCCGATCGCCTGCTCACCTTCCGCGAAACCATGGCCGAACTGGGCCAGGAATCCGAAGTGCTGGTGCCGCGTACCGGCGACCAGGACCTGCTGCTGGAGAGCCTTACCCTGAGCGCCGCCGGCCGGCTGCTGCTACACCCCACCGATCTGCGCATCGCCCGTGGCGAGCACCTGCTGATCGAAGGCGCCTCGGGCAGCGGCAAGAGCACCCTGCTGCGCGCCCTGGCCGGACTCTGGCGGCAGGGGCAGGGCGATATCGCCGTGCCGGCCGGACGCCAGCTCTTCCTGCCACAGCAACCCTATCTGCCCATCGGCTCCCTGCGCGAGGCGCTGGCCTATCCGCAAGCCGCCGATGCCTACTCCGACGCACGTCTGACGGAGGTGTTGCAACTGTGCCGCCTGGAGCACCTTCTTGAGCATCTGGACGAAACCCGTCATTGGGAGCGGACCCTGTCGCCCGGCGAGCAGCAGCGGGTGGCCCTGGCGCGGGCGCTGCTCTATGCCCCCGAGTGGCTGTTCCTCGACGAGGCCAGCTCGGCGCTGAACGAGGCGGACGAGCGCCTTCTCTATGAGCGGCTGCTGGCCGAGAATCCTG includes these proteins:
- a CDS encoding ATP-binding protein, whose product is MFSLPVQWLSANRQNLGRLVLIRVLVLAAQAGSVGIARLSGIVQLPWTALAITLGVSAVLCLFAALRLTRPWPVTEQEYAAHLGCDLAIHSALLYFAGGPTNPFASYYLVPLTIAAATLPWLYTLVLAALTLVVFSLMLLSYEPLHLLVANDGAVLSYGMWLSFALSAAVITLFVARMATALREQENLQAQRREQAMRDQQLLAVATQAAGAAHELGTPLSTMSVLLKELQQEHADQPTLSEDLALLQVQVGQCKQTLQQLVRAAEADRRQTVQEQTAVEWLEATMDRWHLMRPEATYRFEVVSLGTPPRLTPPVELTQALLNLLNNAADACPEDLAIRLHWDARELCLSIRDHGAGVPLAIAEQLGKPFFTTKGKGFGLGLFLSQASVTRAGGTVKLYNHEEGGTLTELRLPRHYALA
- a CDS encoding response regulator transcription factor; the encoded protein is MTDDLNSGFDDQPHILLVDDDPTFTRVMARAMDRRGLRVSIADSAEEGLQLAKDDLPDYAVLDLKMEGDSGLVLLPKLLELHPEMRVVLLTGYSSIATAVEAIKRGATNYLCKPADADDVLAALLAQHADLDTLVPDNPMSVDRLQWEHIQRVLAEHEGNISATARALGMHRRTLQRKLQKRPVRR
- a CDS encoding ABC transporter ATP-binding protein/permease, whose translation is MSESAVPVPSVYGASRGHFLARVWALITPYWRSEEKGKAWLLLSVVIALSLAGVGLSVALNTWYRYFYDALQNRDLAAFIRLMLYFCGLATTAILLAVYRLYLTQALTINWRRWLTEKHFGLWLSDRNYYHLEREGGADNPDQRLTEDIRDFAETTLTLGLGFIRTVVSLVSFSVILFGISGDITLFGITIPAYMFWAALIYATIGTWLTHLIGRRLIGLYNQQQRYEADLRFGLIRVREKAESVALFRGEANEQQRLLERFGYVWGNYHLLMNYTKRLTFFTAGYSQIAIVAGFVLAAPRYFSGKIQLGDLMQINSAFGNVQESLSWFVDAYVSLASWRAISDRLLTFRETMAELGQESEVLVPRTGDQDLLLESLTLSAAGRLLLHPTDLRIARGEHLLIEGASGSGKSTLLRALAGLWRQGQGDIAVPAGRQLFLPQQPYLPIGSLREALAYPQAADAYSDARLTEVLQLCRLEHLLEHLDETRHWERTLSPGEQQRVALARALLYAPEWLFLDEASSALNEADERLLYERLLAENPGLTLVSVGHRPSLRAYHRRHLLLEDQELRPRAVVDVS